The Aureispira anguillae genome contains a region encoding:
- a CDS encoding XrtN system VIT domain-containing protein yields METTTRYYENRDQVFYWGLGLIACCLSLYVFLLQSHSTNSTIETSIFINYGAVLFYLTMLCGSNYNRSKNILRQTNRYHYICLLTLATISCLTLNISINIFDQFSTWVMVYMSLMYGGLIGFCFLDKLPNQLRIPLFFVLGMGTALSTYFTLFLLPLMPFGLVLCFVLGLSLHLVVPLFVLLNSITLFVRTEKTKMEKTAYGIGLASPCLFALLFVLQWAQTNQLIEATYHQTKSTQKYHLPAWIRLSQQLSDGFFTERILKGGIVYTSFHNSSWGGWEAMTLNSFRDKKEHDPLVAIASIFSGELPISHTDRVRILKFYNNNRHDAHRKLWSGKNLSTTKIETKTQIYPEYRLAYTEKTFIIKNNSRQSWRSEEALYSFQLPEGSVATSLSLWVNGIEQPSRLTTRGKADSAYVEIVGVEKRDPALLHWQEGNRLTVTVFPCPTTEDRIFKIGITSPMVVKDNQLVLPPLEIEGPPAFFAEKVQQITFPSRPNFTYTEDYLGNISCPKVPLSDQHFNFQNRTFWVEPYEADTKYFDPSVIYLDVNKSWTPTEFEQVCRIFSDKDIYLYHQDSLHLVQPNAMDLFHQANQTNFSLFPLDLIQDRSKALLVSKSTAKSPNLNDLKNTAFGKLMIKDLVKQQTPLPLYNLSASLSPYLQSLKEFYVFNYDQGSLEQLKNRVKQQQFIAMHPSTNASVLHQSDMVLYSQVQKQPIESTAPDHLMRLFAYHQILKKIGRGYFSSGYENEELVAIAQQAHIVSPISSMIVLETKKDYERFGIEENEEGLGNVSTPKQGLNNAVQQHSGAVPEPHEWLFMGLIALGLLVLQLKKMKL; encoded by the coding sequence ATGGAAACTACCACTAGATATTATGAAAACAGAGATCAAGTTTTTTATTGGGGCTTGGGGCTCATTGCCTGCTGTTTGAGTCTCTATGTTTTTTTATTGCAAAGCCACTCAACTAATAGTACGATAGAGACGAGCATCTTTATTAATTATGGAGCTGTGCTTTTTTATTTAACAATGCTTTGTGGTTCTAATTACAATCGCAGCAAAAATATTCTACGTCAAACCAATCGTTACCACTACATTTGCCTGCTGACCCTAGCAACTATTAGTTGTTTAACCCTTAACATTTCCATTAATATATTTGACCAATTCTCTACTTGGGTAATGGTTTATATGAGCTTGATGTATGGAGGGTTAATTGGCTTTTGTTTTTTAGATAAGCTCCCCAATCAACTTCGTATTCCCCTATTCTTTGTCTTGGGAATGGGAACAGCTCTATCCACCTATTTTACGCTCTTTCTACTTCCACTGATGCCCTTTGGGCTTGTTCTTTGTTTTGTCTTAGGTCTAAGCTTACACCTTGTTGTTCCTTTATTTGTTTTGCTTAATAGCATTACCTTATTCGTTCGAACAGAAAAAACAAAGATGGAGAAAACTGCCTACGGAATCGGCTTGGCAAGCCCTTGCCTTTTTGCCTTGCTTTTTGTACTACAATGGGCACAAACGAACCAATTGATAGAGGCTACTTACCATCAAACTAAATCGACTCAAAAATATCATTTACCAGCTTGGATTAGGCTAAGTCAGCAACTTTCGGATGGATTTTTTACAGAACGTATTCTTAAAGGGGGTATTGTTTATACCTCTTTTCACAACAGTTCTTGGGGTGGTTGGGAAGCAATGACCTTAAATTCGTTTCGAGACAAAAAAGAACACGATCCATTGGTCGCTATTGCTTCTATATTTAGTGGAGAACTACCTATTTCTCATACCGATCGAGTGCGAATTTTAAAATTTTATAACAACAATCGACACGATGCGCATCGAAAACTTTGGTCAGGTAAAAATTTGAGTACCACAAAAATTGAAACCAAGACTCAAATCTATCCAGAATATCGCCTAGCTTATACCGAAAAAACATTCATCATCAAAAACAACAGCCGTCAATCTTGGCGTTCAGAAGAAGCCTTATATAGTTTTCAACTACCAGAAGGTTCTGTCGCTACTTCGCTTTCGCTGTGGGTCAATGGCATCGAACAGCCCTCTCGTCTAACAACAAGAGGCAAAGCAGATAGTGCCTATGTTGAAATTGTTGGTGTAGAAAAAAGAGATCCTGCATTGCTCCATTGGCAAGAAGGCAATCGACTTACGGTAACTGTTTTCCCTTGTCCCACAACAGAAGACCGCATCTTTAAAATTGGCATTACCAGCCCTATGGTTGTCAAAGACAATCAATTGGTTTTACCCCCTCTAGAAATAGAAGGGCCTCCTGCTTTTTTTGCCGAAAAAGTACAACAAATTACCTTTCCAAGCCGCCCCAATTTTACTTATACAGAAGACTATTTAGGGAATATCAGTTGCCCCAAAGTTCCTTTGAGTGATCAGCATTTTAATTTCCAAAACCGAACTTTTTGGGTAGAACCCTATGAGGCAGATACCAAATATTTTGATCCTAGTGTTATTTATTTGGATGTTAACAAAAGTTGGACACCAACAGAATTTGAACAAGTTTGCCGTATTTTTTCTGACAAGGACATCTATCTTTATCATCAAGACAGTTTGCACCTTGTCCAACCGAATGCTATGGATTTGTTTCATCAAGCCAATCAAACTAATTTTAGCTTGTTTCCCTTGGATCTTATTCAAGATCGCTCAAAAGCACTCTTGGTTAGTAAATCCACTGCAAAATCACCCAACCTTAATGATCTAAAAAATACAGCCTTTGGCAAATTGATGATAAAGGATTTAGTCAAGCAACAGACACCGCTTCCGCTCTATAACCTGTCTGCTAGTTTATCTCCTTATTTACAAAGTTTAAAGGAATTTTATGTATTTAATTACGATCAAGGATCCTTAGAACAGCTCAAAAACAGGGTAAAACAACAACAATTTATCGCCATGCATCCAAGCACCAATGCAAGCGTTTTGCATCAATCGGACATGGTACTCTATTCGCAAGTCCAAAAACAACCCATTGAGTCTACCGCTCCAGATCACCTGATGCGTTTGTTTGCTTATCATCAAATCCTAAAAAAGATTGGTAGGGGGTATTTTTCCAGTGGTTACGAAAATGAAGAACTCGTTGCCATCGCCCAACAAGCTCATATTGTCTCTCCCATATCCAGCATGATTGTCTTAGAAACAAAAAAAGACTATGAACGTTTTGGAATTGAAGAAAATGAAGAAGGACTAGGCAATGTTTCTACTCCAAAACAAGGGTTAAACAATGCTGTTCAGCAGCATTCTGGTGCTGTTCCAGAACCACATGAATGGCTTTTTATGGGCTTAATTGCTTTGGGGCTCCTTGTCCTGCAATTAAAAAAAATGAAATTATAG
- the xrtN gene encoding exosortase N, whose product MLNSKTVLIGSLIAIATTLGIPVWMEYLQGGFLFYCTILLAPYILYVQQKEVASTRYAWASLISALGHLYLGMNILYLAAYLFFVLFLVEWKWGKLNALSIYWIFILSPLTVFLFSVFSFPIRLELSRLASWLLHFIQPQLSCQGNIILLHGTAFSVDEACMGLNMVSYSYLVILVLIAYFEQQLKKQLAKAWIIIILSLGTVLILLANLFRIIAIILAQAMPETFAHEAIGILSWLFYVVLPTFFLVKFVVQQWGGSPALSAPKTLPPALLFGLLSSCLLLLGVGSYQTLLHPPVPPLAIVPTPLNGFEQTITQGGVVQLKNEEALIYIKPACAPYRADHSPNICWKGSGYSFSKEQIQTIGNRSILTAQLQKGNDILYTAWWYDNGNHQTTSQIEWRWNALKGKGHYQLINITVEEEALLEKYLSSF is encoded by the coding sequence ATGCTAAACTCCAAAACTGTTTTAATTGGAAGCCTCATAGCCATTGCAACCACCTTAGGAATACCCGTTTGGATGGAATATTTGCAGGGAGGCTTCCTTTTTTATTGCACAATTTTATTGGCACCTTATATTTTGTACGTTCAACAAAAAGAGGTAGCTAGCACTCGCTATGCTTGGGCAAGCTTGATTAGTGCGCTTGGGCATTTGTACTTGGGCATGAACATTTTGTATTTGGCAGCCTATCTATTTTTTGTTTTATTTTTAGTAGAATGGAAATGGGGGAAATTAAATGCCTTATCAATTTACTGGATTTTTATCCTTTCGCCACTAACTGTTTTTCTATTTAGTGTGTTTAGTTTTCCTATTCGTCTAGAATTGTCCCGATTGGCAAGTTGGTTACTTCATTTTATTCAGCCTCAACTAAGTTGCCAAGGTAATATTATTCTACTCCATGGAACTGCATTTTCTGTTGATGAAGCCTGTATGGGACTCAATATGGTTAGTTATAGCTATTTAGTCATCTTGGTCTTGATAGCTTATTTTGAACAACAACTTAAAAAGCAACTTGCAAAAGCTTGGATCATAATTATTTTGAGCCTTGGAACTGTTTTGATCTTATTGGCTAATTTATTTCGAATCATTGCCATTATCCTAGCCCAAGCCATGCCCGAAACCTTTGCTCATGAAGCAATAGGCATCTTAAGTTGGTTATTTTATGTTGTTTTACCTACCTTTTTCTTAGTAAAATTTGTGGTACAACAATGGGGTGGTTCTCCTGCTCTTTCAGCTCCCAAAACACTGCCTCCTGCTCTCCTTTTTGGCTTGCTTAGTAGTTGTTTATTGCTCTTAGGCGTTGGGAGCTACCAAACCTTATTACATCCTCCCGTTCCTCCGCTAGCAATCGTTCCTACCCCTCTAAATGGTTTTGAACAAACAATAACTCAAGGTGGTGTGGTGCAACTTAAAAATGAGGAAGCATTGATTTACATCAAACCTGCCTGTGCTCCCTACCGTGCCGACCACTCGCCCAATATCTGCTGGAAAGGCAGCGGTTATAGCTTTAGCAAAGAACAAATCCAAACCATTGGCAATCGATCAATCCTTACCGCTCAATTGCAAAAAGGAAACGATATATTGTATACTGCTTGGTGGTATGACAATGGAAACCATCAAACCACCAGTCAAATAGAGTGGCGTTGGAATGCCCTAAAAGGTAAGGGGCATTATCAATTGATTAATATTACCGTTGAAGAAGAAGCTTTATTAGAAAAATACTTATCTTCTTTTTAA
- a CDS encoding phosphodiester glycosidase family protein has protein sequence MKKYISIGVILLLMLVSCQNRKVAAISIPILSYEVNPQKEKIAFYLKDRSGNNYNRFTKLKAALAQEGKELVFAMNGGMYQKDFSPVGLYIEQGIVLSPMDDAKNRAGNFYLQPNGVFYLTKSNEGKICPSANFKLGNHINYATQSGPMLVIDGKIHAKFNATSSNINIRNGVGILPNGNLLFALSKEKINFYSFALFFKEKGCRNALYLDGFVSKAYLPSQDWVKEDGNFGVIIGQTQ, from the coding sequence ATGAAAAAATATATTAGTATTGGAGTTATTTTATTGCTTATGTTAGTGAGCTGCCAAAACCGAAAAGTAGCAGCAATATCTATACCAATTCTTAGTTATGAAGTAAACCCCCAAAAAGAAAAAATAGCCTTTTATCTAAAGGATCGTTCAGGTAACAATTATAATCGTTTTACGAAATTAAAAGCAGCATTGGCACAAGAAGGAAAAGAACTTGTATTTGCCATGAATGGAGGAATGTATCAAAAGGACTTCTCTCCTGTAGGACTCTATATTGAGCAGGGAATTGTTCTGTCTCCAATGGATGATGCAAAAAACAGAGCGGGGAATTTTTATCTCCAGCCCAATGGTGTATTTTACCTAACCAAATCCAATGAAGGCAAGATCTGCCCAAGCGCTAACTTTAAATTGGGGAACCACATCAATTATGCCACACAATCGGGACCTATGTTAGTGATTGATGGCAAAATACACGCTAAATTTAATGCTACTTCCTCCAACATCAATATTCGAAATGGTGTTGGCATACTTCCCAACGGAAATTTACTTTTTGCACTCTCTAAAGAAAAAATAAACTTCTATTCTTTTGCGCTCTTCTTTAAAGAAAAGGGCTGTCGTAATGCTTTATACTTGGACGGTTTTGTCTCCAAAGCCTACTTGCCTAGCCAAGATTGGGTCAAAGAAGATGGAAATTTTGGAGTCATTATAGGGCAAACCCAATAA
- a CDS encoding winged helix-turn-helix domain-containing protein, protein MIENLNKVFESRVRLGIMSILMVNEWVEFKALKDLLKVTDGNLASHLSALEKKQLIDVKKEFVGKKPRTTYNATTEGKTLFNKHLTALEALINKEK, encoded by the coding sequence ATGATAGAAAATCTAAATAAAGTTTTTGAAAGTCGGGTCAGATTAGGCATTATGTCTATATTGATGGTTAATGAATGGGTGGAATTCAAAGCTTTAAAAGATTTATTGAAAGTGACAGATGGCAATTTAGCCTCTCACTTATCTGCTTTGGAAAAAAAACAATTGATTGATGTAAAAAAAGAGTTTGTTGGCAAAAAACCAAGAACTACTTACAATGCAACAACAGAGGGTAAAACCCTATTTAACAAACACTTGACCGCTCTTGAAGCTCTAATTAATAAAGAAAAATAA
- a CDS encoding DUF5713 family protein, protein MMHQKELKNETTRQYNFLSEMYADTYFPSFLVDKIKNILVELCFKIEKEQPQNLEALYLITHASTEKINDLEQEFYENDSEIETAARDCIGGDFEAVAIAYGYDADIEMLIATRDW, encoded by the coding sequence ATGATGCATCAAAAAGAACTAAAAAATGAAACAACTCGCCAGTATAACTTTCTGAGTGAGATGTATGCTGATACCTACTTCCCTTCATTTTTGGTAGATAAAATAAAGAATATATTAGTAGAGTTGTGTTTTAAGATCGAAAAGGAACAACCCCAAAACTTAGAGGCCTTGTATTTAATAACACATGCTTCTACTGAAAAAATTAATGATTTAGAGCAGGAATTTTATGAAAATGATAGTGAGATAGAAACCGCTGCAAGGGATTGTATTGGGGGGGATTTTGAAGCTGTTGCCATTGCTTATGGTTATGATGCTGATATTGAAATGCTGATTGCTACTAGAGATTGGTAA